In Arthrobacter sp. QXT-31, one genomic interval encodes:
- a CDS encoding N-acyl-D-amino-acid deacylase family protein, whose translation MKILISNATLIDGTGADRRAADVLLDGPVITAVAEAGSLTASGADRTIEASGLVLSPGFIDMHAHSDLQLLLNRDHYAKLSQGVTTELLGQDGLSYAPVDDTTLAGVREKIAGWNDNPADFDWNWRTVREYLDRLDEPQNDGRIATNAAYLVPQGTVRALVMGFEAGDPTPEQQQRMQDVVRTAMEEGAVGMSSGLTYTPGMYAQTEELAGLCRTVGELGGFYAPHHRSYGKGALDAYAEMIGLSRDTGCALHLSHATMNFAENKGRAGELLDLIDEALDAGVDITLDTYPYLPGATTLSAVLPSWASSGGTEATLARLADPETREKIRESVEIYGSDGCHGVVAEWDTLEISGVQNPALSGYVGKTIKDIAVERQQEPFDVFAQILHEDRLGTGILQHVGHEENVQAIMQHSTHTGGSDGLLVGAKPHPRAWGTFPRYLGHYSRDLGLLSLEETVHHLTGRPAARLKLHRRGLIREGYAADIVLFDPETVRDQATFENPRQAATGIHYVFVNGVAAIDGGQPTGARAGRALRRSSDGLTREESTTNP comes from the coding sequence ATGAAGATCCTCATCAGCAACGCCACACTGATCGATGGCACGGGCGCGGACCGCCGCGCCGCGGACGTCCTGCTGGACGGTCCGGTCATCACCGCCGTGGCCGAGGCCGGTTCCCTCACCGCCTCCGGCGCTGACCGCACCATAGAGGCCAGCGGTCTTGTCCTTAGCCCCGGCTTCATCGACATGCACGCACATTCTGACCTGCAGCTGCTGCTGAACAGGGACCATTACGCCAAGCTGAGCCAGGGAGTCACCACGGAACTGCTGGGACAGGACGGCCTGTCCTACGCCCCGGTCGATGACACCACGCTCGCCGGGGTCCGCGAGAAAATAGCCGGCTGGAACGACAACCCGGCCGACTTCGACTGGAACTGGCGGACCGTGCGCGAATACCTCGACCGCCTTGACGAACCCCAAAACGATGGCCGCATCGCCACCAACGCCGCCTACCTCGTACCGCAGGGAACCGTGCGCGCACTGGTGATGGGCTTTGAAGCCGGGGATCCCACACCTGAACAACAGCAGCGCATGCAGGATGTGGTCCGCACTGCGATGGAGGAAGGAGCCGTGGGCATGTCCTCAGGGCTCACGTACACCCCTGGAATGTACGCCCAAACTGAGGAACTCGCCGGGCTCTGCCGCACCGTTGGCGAGCTTGGCGGCTTCTACGCACCCCACCACCGCTCCTACGGCAAAGGCGCGCTCGATGCGTATGCGGAGATGATCGGGCTCAGCAGGGACACCGGCTGCGCGCTGCATCTTTCCCACGCCACCATGAATTTCGCCGAGAACAAGGGCCGCGCCGGCGAGCTACTGGACCTGATCGATGAGGCGCTGGACGCCGGCGTCGATATCACCCTGGACACTTACCCGTACCTGCCCGGTGCCACCACACTCTCTGCGGTCCTGCCGAGTTGGGCATCCTCCGGCGGTACCGAGGCCACCCTGGCACGCCTGGCCGATCCCGAGACCCGCGAAAAAATCCGCGAGTCCGTGGAGATCTATGGATCCGACGGCTGTCATGGAGTGGTCGCAGAATGGGACACCCTGGAAATCAGCGGCGTCCAGAACCCGGCACTCAGCGGTTACGTCGGAAAGACGATCAAGGACATCGCGGTGGAGAGGCAGCAGGAGCCCTTCGACGTCTTCGCACAGATCCTGCACGAGGACCGCCTCGGTACCGGCATCCTGCAGCACGTAGGCCATGAAGAAAACGTCCAGGCCATCATGCAACACAGCACCCACACCGGAGGAAGCGACGGGCTGCTCGTCGGAGCAAAGCCGCATCCCCGGGCCTGGGGCACCTTCCCCCGCTACCTCGGCCACTACTCCCGCGACCTTGGCCTCCTCAGCCTCGAGGAAACCGTCCACCACCTCACCGGCCGCCCCGCCGCACGGCTCAAGCTCCACCGCAGGGGACTGATCCGCGAAGGCTACGCCGCCGACATCGTGCTTTTTGACCCGGAAACCGTCCGCGACCAGGCCACATTCGAGAATCCACGCCAAGCCGCCACAGGCATCCACTACGTGTTCGTCAACGGCGTGGCAGCCATCGACGGTGGCCAGCCCACCGGCGCACGCGCTGGCCGCGCCCTGCGCCGCAGCAGCGACGGACTCACCCGAGAAGAAAGCACCACCAACCCATGA